From a region of the Corallococcus coralloides DSM 2259 genome:
- a CDS encoding DegT/DnrJ/EryC1/StrS family aminotransferase encodes MEEVKTTDKMFVPSLPTLWPGMLMAPPRPGALPPFSSPNARYFYFARNAVWLTIKMLRLDGGEVLMPAYHHGVEVEAVVDAGAIPRFYRVGSRWDVDVADVAKRITPKTRALYLIHYAGFPGPVDAMRKLADEHGIPLIEDCALSLLSSDGATPLGTTGDVGIFCLYKTLPVPNGGALVVNGKRSYSLPEPPAPPLASTFSHTVSALLQNLELRGGAVGRGLRGLVRSVGHGTVKAASIERVATGTQHFDRRHVDLGMSPLTKRIALAQDLESIVEARRRNYFLLLGRLRDVSPPLFNQLPPGVSPLFYPMVVQDKELLLAKLREKGIDAIDFWKRFHPACDPSEFPEVAQLRRTILEIPCHQDLSPEVMGQVADVVREALKSERRPSKRAS; translated from the coding sequence ATGGAAGAAGTGAAGACGACCGACAAGATGTTCGTGCCGTCCCTGCCCACGCTGTGGCCGGGCATGCTGATGGCCCCGCCGCGCCCGGGGGCGCTGCCGCCGTTCTCGTCTCCCAACGCGCGGTACTTCTACTTCGCGCGCAACGCCGTCTGGCTGACCATCAAGATGCTGCGCCTGGACGGCGGCGAGGTGCTGATGCCCGCCTACCACCACGGCGTGGAGGTGGAGGCGGTGGTGGACGCGGGCGCCATTCCGCGCTTCTACCGCGTGGGCAGCCGCTGGGACGTGGACGTGGCGGACGTGGCGAAGCGGATCACGCCCAAGACGCGCGCGCTCTACCTCATCCACTACGCGGGCTTCCCGGGGCCGGTGGACGCCATGCGCAAGCTGGCGGACGAGCACGGCATCCCGCTGATTGAGGACTGTGCGCTGTCGCTCCTGTCGTCGGACGGCGCGACGCCGCTGGGCACCACGGGCGACGTGGGCATCTTCTGCCTCTACAAGACCCTTCCGGTACCCAATGGGGGTGCGCTGGTCGTCAACGGCAAGCGTTCGTACAGCCTGCCGGAGCCTCCGGCGCCGCCGCTGGCGTCCACCTTCAGCCACACCGTGTCCGCGCTCTTGCAGAACCTGGAGCTGCGCGGCGGGGCGGTGGGCCGGGGGCTGCGCGGCCTGGTGCGCTCGGTGGGGCACGGCACGGTGAAGGCCGCGAGCATCGAGCGGGTGGCCACGGGCACGCAGCACTTCGACCGGCGGCACGTGGACCTGGGCATGAGCCCGTTGACGAAGCGGATTGCCCTGGCGCAGGACCTGGAGTCCATCGTCGAGGCGCGCCGCCGCAACTACTTCCTCCTGCTGGGCCGGCTGCGCGACGTGTCGCCGCCGCTCTTCAACCAGCTTCCCCCGGGCGTGAGCCCCCTGTTCTACCCGATGGTGGTGCAGGACAAGGAGCTGCTGCTGGCGAAGCTGCGGGAGAAGGGCATCGACGCCATCGACTTCTGGAAGCGCTTCCATCCCGCGTGCGACCCGTCGGAGTTCCCGGAGGTCGCGCAGCTGCGGCGGACCATCCTGGAGATTCCCTGCCACCAGGACCTGTCGCCGGAAGTCATGGGGCAGGTGGCGGACGTGGTCCGGGAGGCGCTGAAGTCCGAGCGCCGGCCGAGCAAGCGCGCGTCGTGA
- a CDS encoding GNAT family N-acetyltransferase encodes MIREDELTSGPRLTPRLDVAAVGSASQLAGMRAEWNSLLDASTAGPFNAWEWLYPWCRRIAPDVRPLVLTARDRLGTLVGLLPLGLEHRWVNGMPVRRLGFLGETHVGSDYLDVVARKGREAEVSRAFFNVLQGLRDEWDVLDLTDLREGSTTLGVAREVFGDVRVTERYVCPYETLVPGEPFDAFLKRTGRRDNYLRRRKWLEKQDGYRIERTDAPGQLAGPMTDFFRLHALRWSSDGGSQGIKGAGVEAFHRDATQWLAERGRLRMYTMKVGGQAVASVYGILHGQTFVYFQSGYDPAWRNRSVGLVLVGETFKDAIEMGLTEYDFLRGTETYKADWVTKQRQTVSLRAHGAGFAGTWFTRSEEWARQTRNAVKGVLSDELVEKVRRFRRRKAAVN; translated from the coding sequence GTGATCCGCGAAGACGAGTTGACGTCGGGGCCGAGGTTGACGCCGCGGCTGGACGTGGCGGCGGTGGGCAGTGCTTCGCAGCTGGCGGGGATGCGGGCGGAGTGGAACTCGCTGCTGGATGCGAGCACGGCCGGTCCGTTCAACGCGTGGGAGTGGCTGTATCCGTGGTGCCGGCGCATCGCGCCCGACGTGCGGCCGCTGGTGCTGACGGCGCGCGACAGGCTGGGCACGCTGGTGGGCCTGTTGCCGCTGGGCCTGGAGCACCGCTGGGTGAACGGCATGCCGGTGCGGCGCCTGGGCTTCCTGGGTGAGACGCACGTGGGCAGCGACTACCTGGACGTGGTGGCGCGCAAGGGCCGCGAGGCGGAGGTGTCCCGCGCGTTCTTCAACGTGCTCCAGGGGCTGCGCGACGAGTGGGACGTGCTGGATTTGACGGACCTGCGCGAGGGGTCGACGACGCTCGGCGTGGCGCGCGAGGTGTTCGGCGACGTGCGCGTGACGGAGCGCTATGTGTGCCCGTACGAGACGCTGGTGCCGGGCGAGCCGTTCGACGCGTTCCTCAAGCGCACGGGGCGCCGGGACAACTACCTGCGCCGGCGCAAGTGGCTGGAGAAGCAGGACGGCTACCGCATCGAGCGGACGGACGCGCCGGGGCAGCTGGCCGGGCCGATGACGGACTTCTTCCGGTTGCATGCGCTGCGCTGGTCCTCGGATGGCGGTTCGCAGGGCATCAAGGGCGCGGGGGTGGAGGCGTTCCACCGGGACGCGACGCAGTGGCTGGCGGAGCGGGGCCGGCTGCGGATGTACACGATGAAGGTGGGCGGCCAGGCGGTGGCGTCCGTGTACGGCATCCTGCATGGCCAGACGTTCGTGTACTTCCAGTCCGGCTATGACCCGGCGTGGCGCAACCGCAGCGTGGGCCTGGTGCTGGTGGGCGAGACGTTCAAGGACGCCATCGAGATGGGCCTGACGGAGTACGACTTCCTGCGAGGCACGGAGACGTACAAGGCCGACTGGGTGACGAAGCAGCGCCAGACGGTGTCCCTGCGCGCGCACGGCGCGGGCTTCGCGGGCACGTGGTTCACGCGCTCCGAGGAGTGGGCCCGCCAGACGCGCAACGCGGTGAAGGGCGTGCTGTCGGATGAGCTGGTGGAGAAGGTGCGCCGGTTCCGGCGGCGGAAGGCCGCGGTGAATTGA
- a CDS encoding D-2-hydroxyacid dehydrogenase family protein — protein sequence MEKLRCAVLDDYQGVSTRLADWSSVSGQVEVTVFREHFSGEEELVAALSPFDLLVVMRERTPFPKALLERLPRLRLLVTTGMRNASIDVAAATARGVTVCGTASATEPPVELTWALILALARNVVGESTAFRQGGPWQHSVGVDLHGKRLGLLGLGKIGSRVARVGAAFGMEVAAWSPNLTDARAGEVGVTRAESKEALLETSDFVSIHLVLGERSRGLVGRAELARMRPAAYLINTSRAAIVDQAALVEALQQGVIAGAAVDVFETEPVPVDDVLRTLPNLLATPHLGYVSQGNYATYFREAVEDIRAFLDGAPIRRLG from the coding sequence ATGGAAAAGCTGCGCTGCGCCGTCCTGGATGACTATCAGGGTGTTTCCACGAGGCTCGCGGACTGGTCGTCCGTGAGCGGACAGGTCGAGGTGACGGTGTTCCGCGAGCACTTCTCCGGTGAGGAGGAGTTGGTCGCGGCGCTGTCGCCGTTCGACCTGCTCGTCGTCATGCGGGAGCGCACGCCGTTTCCGAAGGCGCTGCTCGAGCGGCTGCCGCGGCTGCGGTTGCTGGTGACGACGGGGATGCGGAATGCGTCCATCGACGTGGCCGCGGCCACCGCGCGCGGCGTGACGGTGTGCGGGACGGCGAGCGCGACCGAGCCTCCCGTGGAGCTGACGTGGGCGTTGATCCTGGCGCTCGCGAGGAACGTGGTGGGGGAGAGCACCGCCTTCCGGCAGGGTGGCCCGTGGCAGCACTCCGTGGGCGTGGACCTGCACGGGAAGCGGCTGGGGCTCCTGGGTCTGGGGAAGATTGGGAGCCGGGTGGCCCGCGTGGGTGCGGCGTTTGGGATGGAGGTCGCCGCGTGGAGCCCGAACCTCACGGACGCGAGGGCAGGGGAGGTGGGGGTGACGCGGGCCGAGTCGAAGGAGGCGCTCCTGGAGACGAGCGACTTCGTGTCCATCCACCTGGTTCTTGGGGAGCGTTCGCGAGGGCTGGTGGGGCGTGCGGAACTCGCGAGGATGCGGCCCGCGGCGTATCTCATCAATACGTCACGCGCGGCCATCGTGGATCAGGCCGCGCTGGTTGAAGCGCTCCAGCAGGGTGTCATCGCGGGCGCGGCAGTGGATGTCTTCGAGACAGAGCCGGTGCCCGTGGACGACGTGCTGCGGACGCTGCCGAACCTGCTCGCGACGCCGCACCTGGGCTACGTGTCCCAGGGGAACTACGCGACGTATTTCCGTGAGGCCGTGGAGGACATCCGCGCGTTCTTGGATGGCGCGCCCATCCGCAGACTGGGGTGA
- a CDS encoding tetratricopeptide repeat protein has protein sequence MQPEPTNWLPGIIVLSVAFVLAAAWLLYMKMKTGSALPQDTSAKADGTADDLAQRAQSLIEQLRTLEAEKHHFTAEHYTAEKARLEKEAAAALRAKDEHQKRQAEGVKAPARNVPAPTGWASRNPQMVGAMWGAGVVVFFGGLGYLLVSEQKPREEGQMGTGATPPGMAQQQTQQMPEVNDELEQARQRLASNPGDVEAASMLSHELIRQQQFDEALKVTLKGLAVDPFNVELRVHRGVLRAASQGDLQGAEAELTELVDTWPDAQEALIFLGSLSLRRGDKAGALEHFERFTVEVPKNMQPPQLAPAIAQLRGEVAQQ, from the coding sequence ATGCAGCCCGAGCCCACCAACTGGTTGCCCGGAATCATCGTCCTCTCGGTCGCCTTCGTGCTGGCGGCCGCGTGGCTCCTCTACATGAAGATGAAGACGGGGAGCGCGCTGCCGCAGGACACCTCGGCGAAGGCGGACGGCACGGCGGACGACCTGGCGCAGCGGGCGCAGTCGCTCATCGAGCAGCTGCGCACGCTGGAGGCGGAGAAGCACCACTTCACCGCGGAGCACTACACGGCGGAGAAGGCGCGGCTGGAGAAGGAAGCGGCCGCGGCGCTGCGCGCGAAGGACGAGCACCAGAAGCGGCAGGCGGAGGGAGTGAAGGCGCCCGCGCGCAACGTGCCGGCGCCCACGGGCTGGGCGTCGCGCAACCCGCAGATGGTGGGCGCGATGTGGGGCGCGGGCGTGGTGGTCTTCTTCGGAGGGCTGGGCTACCTGCTCGTCTCCGAGCAGAAGCCGCGTGAGGAAGGCCAGATGGGCACGGGCGCGACGCCGCCGGGCATGGCCCAGCAGCAGACGCAGCAGATGCCCGAGGTGAACGACGAGCTGGAGCAGGCGCGTCAGCGGCTGGCGTCGAACCCGGGCGACGTGGAGGCCGCGTCGATGCTGAGCCACGAGCTCATCCGTCAGCAGCAGTTCGACGAAGCGCTGAAGGTGACGCTGAAGGGCCTGGCGGTGGATCCGTTCAACGTGGAGCTGCGGGTGCACCGGGGCGTGCTGCGCGCGGCGTCGCAGGGTGACCTGCAGGGCGCGGAGGCGGAGCTGACGGAGCTGGTGGACACGTGGCCGGACGCGCAGGAGGCGCTCATCTTCCTGGGCAGCCTGTCGCTGCGCCGGGGCGACAAGGCTGGGGCGCTGGAGCATTTCGAACGCTTCACGGTGGAAGTGCCCAAGAACATGCAGCCGCCGCAGCTGGCCCCCGCCATCGCCCAGCTGCGCGGGGAGGTCGCGCAGCAGTAG
- a CDS encoding cytochrome c-type biogenesis protein has translation MNAVLVSLTLALSLATGQFAPQQAASDPLAPAQEARVQQLAKKLRCAVCQGLSVADSPSSMARAQLDKVRELVSDGKTDTEIVDYFVARYGEWVLLEPRAEGFNWFVWLGPVALVLGGLFVILKQRQPLPEGAAPAEAAPVPSPSTPAPSTDEADPYLQAVRRELER, from the coding sequence ATGAATGCCGTCCTCGTCTCGTTGACCCTCGCCCTGAGCCTTGCCACGGGGCAGTTCGCGCCGCAGCAGGCCGCGAGTGATCCGCTCGCGCCGGCCCAGGAGGCGCGGGTGCAGCAGCTGGCGAAGAAGCTGCGCTGCGCGGTGTGCCAGGGCCTGTCGGTGGCGGACAGCCCGTCATCCATGGCGCGCGCGCAGCTGGACAAGGTGCGCGAGCTGGTCTCCGACGGAAAGACGGACACCGAAATCGTCGACTACTTCGTGGCGCGCTACGGCGAGTGGGTGTTGCTGGAGCCGCGCGCGGAGGGCTTCAACTGGTTCGTGTGGCTGGGGCCCGTCGCGCTGGTGCTGGGCGGCCTCTTCGTCATCCTGAAGCAGCGTCAGCCATTGCCCGAGGGCGCCGCGCCCGCGGAAGCCGCGCCGGTCCCCTCCCCTTCCACCCCCGCGCCGTCCACGGACGAAGCGGACCCCTACCTCCAGGCCGTGCGCCGGGAGCTGGAGCGCTAA
- a CDS encoding TlpA family protein disulfide reductase: MKRWRLPLVFAAVGAALLFVLFQGFGRDPHEVPFMLKGTAAPDFTLKPLDGGDPVKLADLKGRPVVINFWASWCGPCKYEHPVLEWGAREMGAQAVFMGVVFEDTEPNARDFLRRMGASFPQLMDERSRMAVDYGVAGVPETYFIDAQGTIRGKHVGPIDPKTLATRVQELTQPAARPTAEAARQN, encoded by the coding sequence ATGAAGCGCTGGCGGCTTCCCCTGGTGTTCGCCGCCGTGGGGGCGGCGCTGCTCTTCGTCCTCTTCCAGGGCTTCGGGCGCGACCCGCACGAGGTGCCCTTCATGCTGAAGGGCACGGCCGCGCCGGACTTCACGCTCAAGCCGCTGGACGGCGGCGACCCCGTGAAGCTCGCGGACCTGAAGGGCCGCCCGGTGGTCATCAACTTCTGGGCGTCGTGGTGCGGGCCCTGCAAGTACGAGCACCCGGTGCTCGAGTGGGGCGCGCGCGAGATGGGTGCCCAGGCCGTGTTCATGGGCGTCGTCTTCGAGGACACGGAGCCCAACGCGCGCGACTTCCTGCGCCGCATGGGCGCGAGCTTCCCGCAGCTGATGGACGAGCGCTCGCGCATGGCGGTGGACTACGGCGTCGCGGGCGTGCCGGAGACGTACTTCATCGACGCGCAGGGCACCATCCGCGGCAAGCACGTGGGCCCCATCGACCCGAAGACGCTGGCCACCCGGGTGCAGGAGCTGACCCAGCCGGCGGCCCGTCCGACGGCGGAAGCCGCGCGTCAAAACTGA